From the Lathyrus oleraceus cultivar Zhongwan6 chromosome 4, CAAS_Psat_ZW6_1.0, whole genome shotgun sequence genome, one window contains:
- the LOC127135328 gene encoding protein NONRESPONDING TO OXYLIPINS 2, mitochondrial produces the protein MAYSQCTRRLFSISSFKSALRPTTNASPSITPHRRFSPFIRNCVYQLGSVQSLLPLHNTVATCRMVSNLSVDSRNCHDVSQVTLSCNHPGP, from the exons ATGGCTTATTCTCAATGCACTCGACGTCTTTTCTCCATCTCTTCCTTCAAATCAGCTCTCAGACCCACCACTAACGCTTCTCCTTCGATTACCCCTCACCGTCGATTCTCACCCTTTATCAG AAATTGTGTATACCAGCTTGGGAGTGTGCAATCACTTTTGCCTCTTCACAATACAGTAGCAACTTGTAGAATGGTGTCAAATCTTAGCGTTGATTCAAGGAATTGTCATGATGTTTCACAGGTTACTCTTTCTTGCAACCATCCTGGACCCTAG